A part of Desulfofundulus salinus genomic DNA contains:
- the larE gene encoding ATP-dependent sacrificial sulfur transferase LarE yields MSLLNKFDHLKKILENLGGCLVAFSGGVDSTLLLKVAHMVLGEEKVLAVTATSDIYPAEEVEEAKDLARLIGAKHLAIATKGLDNPVFATNPPDRCYHCKKEVYARLWEEARIHGLNCVLDGLNADDTGDYRPGIKAAKEMGVRSPLQEAGLTKGEIRALSRQLGLPTAGKPASPCLATRFPYGTPVTREGLARVAEGERFLRQLGIPELRVRDHGNLARIEVPKDYLAFIIQRSGEISEKLKQLGYTYVTLDIQGFRSGSMNETLNL; encoded by the coding sequence ATGAGCCTCTTAAATAAATTTGATCATCTGAAGAAAATTCTGGAGAATCTGGGTGGTTGTCTGGTGGCCTTTTCCGGGGGGGTAGACAGCACCTTACTGCTTAAAGTGGCCCATATGGTTCTGGGGGAGGAAAAAGTTCTGGCGGTTACGGCTACCTCCGATATTTACCCCGCGGAAGAGGTGGAAGAAGCGAAAGATCTGGCCCGTTTGATTGGTGCAAAACATCTTGCTATAGCAACAAAGGGTTTGGACAACCCGGTGTTTGCCACCAACCCTCCGGACCGGTGTTACCACTGCAAGAAAGAAGTGTATGCCAGATTATGGGAAGAGGCCCGCATCCACGGCTTAAATTGCGTGCTCGACGGCCTGAATGCCGATGATACGGGCGATTACCGGCCGGGCATAAAAGCCGCAAAGGAAATGGGGGTTCGCAGCCCTCTGCAGGAAGCAGGTTTGACTAAAGGGGAGATCCGCGCGCTATCCCGCCAGCTGGGGTTGCCCACTGCCGGCAAGCCGGCTTCTCCCTGCCTGGCCACCAGGTTCCCCTACGGCACCCCCGTTACCCGGGAAGGACTGGCACGGGTGGCAGAAGGGGAAAGGTTTTTACGGCAGCTGGGCATTCCGGAGCTGAGAGTCAGGGACCACGGCAACCTGGCCCGGATAGAGGTGCCAAAGGATTATCTTGCTTTTATTATCCAGCGATCCGGTGAAATTAGTGAAAAATTAAAGCAACTGGGATATACCTATGTAACGCTGGATATACAGGGCTTCCGGAGCGGGAGCATGAATGAGACTTTAAACCTGTAG
- a CDS encoding ADP-ribosylglycohydrolase family protein gives MKNTIKGAFYGATVGDALGGPVELMSAGEIREKYGVLKDMVGGGWLNLEPGEYTDDTQMTLTVARGILANPVSPIEEIGRRFIRWYQSRPKDIGNTTLMSFRNFLRTGNWQEASRLTAQALNKLDSNGGLMRTLPVSFGYWHNLPAMAKWSVEIAYMTHYSQEGAACCLFYNLLIYLLGSQRHLNRREAVTRALHLTDQYCKQVGIQPSKFFWYIIRHIQKGAPEVVPRGSALDTLAAALQCFLNTESFEDALITVVNRGDDTDTAGTVTGGLAGTYYGFEAIPQRWLKELKNTEPLDEVIEGFYQLIKSREHNPDPAAPADHSRAWPTCWS, from the coding sequence GTGAAAAACACAATTAAGGGAGCCTTTTACGGTGCCACAGTAGGGGATGCCCTGGGCGGCCCGGTGGAACTGATGAGTGCCGGCGAAATCCGCGAAAAGTACGGCGTCCTGAAGGATATGGTCGGCGGCGGCTGGCTGAATTTAGAACCCGGGGAATACACCGATGATACCCAGATGACCCTGACGGTAGCCCGGGGCATCCTGGCCAACCCCGTCTCCCCCATTGAAGAAATCGGTCGCCGCTTCATCCGCTGGTACCAGTCCAGGCCCAAGGACATCGGCAACACCACTTTAATGTCTTTCCGCAATTTCCTTCGCACGGGCAACTGGCAGGAAGCCTCCCGCCTTACCGCCCAGGCCCTGAACAAGCTCGACTCCAACGGAGGGCTGATGCGCACCCTGCCGGTGAGCTTCGGTTACTGGCACAACCTTCCGGCCATGGCCAAATGGTCGGTGGAAATAGCTTACATGACCCATTACAGCCAGGAGGGCGCTGCCTGCTGCCTGTTTTACAACCTGCTGATCTACCTGCTGGGGTCCCAGCGGCATTTAAACCGGCGGGAAGCAGTAACCCGGGCCCTGCACCTGACGGATCAATACTGCAAGCAGGTGGGCATCCAGCCGAGCAAATTTTTCTGGTATATTATCCGCCACATCCAGAAGGGTGCACCGGAGGTTGTCCCCCGGGGCAGCGCCCTGGATACCCTGGCCGCAGCGCTGCAGTGCTTTTTGAATACGGAAAGTTTTGAAGATGCCCTTATTACGGTAGTCAACCGGGGGGATGATACGGATACCGCCGGTACGGTAACCGGCGGCCTGGCTGGAACCTATTACGGCTTTGAGGCCATCCCACAGAGGTGGCTCAAGGAGCTCAAAAATACCGAACCGCTGGATGAAGTGATAGAAGGATTTTATCAGCTGATCAAAAGCCGTGAGCATAACCCGGACCCCGCCGCTCCGGCAGATCATTCCCGTGCCTGGCCCACCTGCTGGAGCTGA
- a CDS encoding lytic transglycosylase domain-containing protein yields the protein MRLFFFILTLLAILNIDHLGRLIYPFPYRETVMEYAAGRGLDPYLVAAVIKTESNFNPRATSRRGARGLMQVMPETGTWAAEKMGLPCYHPDLLYDPEFNIRIGTWYLADLYRTFNRDTILVLAAYNGGQGNVQKWLEQQRWTGEKSKLDQIPFAETREFVRKVLWNYQVYRYLYGR from the coding sequence GTGCGGTTATTTTTCTTCATTTTAACGTTGCTGGCAATCCTGAACATCGATCACCTGGGCCGGCTCATCTACCCCTTCCCTTACCGGGAAACGGTAATGGAGTATGCCGCCGGCCGCGGGCTGGATCCTTACCTGGTAGCGGCGGTGATTAAAACCGAGAGCAACTTTAATCCCCGGGCCACATCCCGCCGGGGTGCCCGGGGATTGATGCAGGTAATGCCGGAAACGGGAACCTGGGCGGCTGAAAAAATGGGCCTGCCCTGCTACCACCCGGACCTGCTGTATGATCCGGAATTCAATATTCGCATTGGCACCTGGTATTTAGCCGACCTGTACCGGACTTTTAACCGGGACACCATCCTGGTTCTGGCTGCCTATAACGGCGGGCAGGGAAACGTGCAAAAATGGCTGGAACAGCAGCGCTGGACGGGCGAAAAAAGCAAACTGGACCAGATCCCTTTTGCTGAAACCAGGGAGTTTGTCCGTAAAGTACTCTGGAACTACCAGGTTTACCGCTATCTTTACGGGAGGTGA
- the ytaF gene encoding sporulation membrane protein YtaF has product MELFTILIFALALNMDAFAAGVAYGVRGIRLPFSSVLIISLMSVTAISLSMITGNLVAQAISISFARRLGGIILILIGLWIMFQALREGKKGVGPSDCEEEPQTVVQIRIRTLGVMVQVLREPHRADLDRSGVISAGEAILLGLALALDAFGAGFAFSMLGFDLVLTALLVGAGHIITTYAGLLAGRGFGATALGRQFSALPGCILILLGLFKLQ; this is encoded by the coding sequence GTGGAGTTATTCACCATCCTCATCTTTGCACTCGCCCTGAATATGGACGCCTTCGCAGCCGGGGTAGCCTACGGGGTAAGGGGTATCCGGCTGCCCTTTTCTTCCGTACTGATCATCAGCCTCATGTCGGTGACGGCCATCAGCCTTTCCATGATCACCGGGAACCTGGTGGCCCAGGCCATCTCCATAAGCTTCGCCCGGCGCCTGGGCGGGATCATCTTAATCCTCATCGGGCTCTGGATAATGTTCCAGGCTCTCAGGGAAGGGAAAAAAGGAGTTGGACCGTCTGACTGTGAAGAGGAACCCCAAACGGTGGTCCAAATAAGGATCCGCACCCTTGGGGTAATGGTCCAGGTACTGCGGGAACCCCACCGGGCCGACCTGGACCGCTCGGGCGTGATCTCTGCCGGGGAGGCCATCCTGCTGGGCCTGGCCCTGGCCCTGGACGCCTTCGGCGCCGGCTTTGCCTTTTCCATGCTTGGTTTCGACCTGGTGCTCACCGCCCTTTTAGTTGGCGCCGGGCATATAATTACCACTTATGCGGGCCTGCTGGCCGGCCGGGGGTTTGGTGCCACCGCTCTTGGCCGCCAGTTCTCCGCCCTGCCCGGATGCATATTAATCTTGCTGGGGCTATTCAAATTGCAGTAA
- the mutM gene encoding DNA-formamidopyrimidine glycosylase, with product MPELPEVETVKRTLKEKLPGLTICGVNIYLPKIIQTPSPEEFCHLVVDKRILDVGRRGKYLLISLSRGLMLVVHLRMTGRLVYTATDEPRSKHTHLIFHLNNGHQLRFTDMRQFGRFWLVPAKEFKTVSGLKDLGVEPLSGEFTIDFFKKELKKRRTRLKTLLLDQTFISGLGNIYVDEALHRAGLHPSRQANTLTPGEVEALFQTIREVLEEGIASRGTSVRDYVDGTGQAGTFQEKLRVYGKSGRPCMRCGKTIERLRLGGRSAYFCPGCQK from the coding sequence ATGCCTGAATTACCGGAAGTAGAAACGGTCAAGCGCACCCTGAAGGAAAAATTGCCCGGTCTCACCATCTGCGGTGTAAATATCTATCTCCCCAAAATCATCCAGACACCCTCACCGGAGGAATTCTGCCACCTGGTGGTGGACAAAAGGATCCTGGACGTGGGCCGCCGGGGCAAGTACCTTTTAATCTCCCTTTCACGGGGGCTGATGCTGGTCGTGCACCTGCGCATGACGGGGCGACTGGTCTACACCGCCACGGATGAACCCCGGTCAAAACACACCCACCTGATTTTTCACCTGAACAACGGCCACCAGCTGCGCTTTACCGATATGCGCCAGTTCGGCCGCTTCTGGCTGGTGCCGGCAAAGGAGTTCAAGACCGTCAGCGGGTTGAAAGACCTGGGGGTGGAGCCCTTAAGCGGGGAATTTACCATAGATTTTTTCAAAAAGGAATTAAAAAAGCGGCGCACCCGTTTAAAAACCCTTTTACTGGACCAGACATTTATTTCCGGCCTGGGCAACATCTACGTAGATGAAGCCCTCCACCGGGCGGGGCTGCACCCCTCAAGACAGGCAAACACCCTCACTCCCGGGGAAGTGGAGGCCCTTTTCCAAACCATCCGGGAGGTGCTGGAAGAGGGAATTGCCAGCCGGGGTACCAGCGTGAGGGACTATGTGGACGGCACGGGACAGGCCGGTACCTTTCAAGAAAAACTAAGGGTTTACGGCAAAAGCGGCCGGCCCTGCATGCGGTGCGGCAAAACTATCGAACGCCTGCGCCTGGGCGGCCGCAGCGCCTACTTTTGTCCCGGATGCCAGAAGTAA
- the polA gene encoding DNA polymerase I: MQASTFLILDGNSLAHRAFHAIPHLATSQGVATNAVYGFTNMLFKVLKEVKPDLAAVCFDKGRVTFRHDHYEDYKAHRPGTPDELRPQFPLIKEVLAAMNIPVLECEGYEADDLIGTLAGRAEQAGISSIIVTGDQDTLQLVSPLTRVFLTRKGISELEEYTEGRVWERFGITPAQFPDYKGLVGDPSDNIPGVPGIGPKTAKALLKEYGSLEEVVSHVDDLPARQRDKIRQYHEQALLSKRLATIEREVPLEINLDAFRWPGPDYNQLLSLFSRLEFKTLIRVIRQELGEKEEAEGRQPAREVETYRVTFRHLTGREDLSRLVELCRRAGRVAIALSGSRQEGIVAAALGLKAPGDSPEAPYLSIFYLEPGDPASNPAALDALARIFRDPDTEKLLHDGKSALWLLQKHGLALNNLAFDTMVAAYLLNPASANQELADLALEHLKVVLPARGEEALAARADVIWRLSELLAEKLRLAEMERLYYEVELPLVAVLADMEMTGVAVDKQYLEEMSRELEIKLAAIAEQIYQLAGEQFNINSTRQLGYILFEKLELPVIKKTKTSYSTDASVLEELAGAHPIVPLVLEYRQLMKLKSTYVDGLAALINPETGRLHTTFHQTVTATGRLSSSDPNLQNIPIRMEEGRKIRRVFIPRREGNLILTADYSQIELRILAHMSGDPNLLEAFRQGQDIHTRTAAEVFGVAITEVTADMRGRAKAVNFGIVYGISDFGLARDINVSRQEARQYIENYFARYAGVKAFIERTIQQAREKGYVTTLLNRRRYLPDLFSANRNVRMFGERTAINTPIQGSAADIIKLAMVRIHRELKERGLATRMILQVHDELIFDMPAGELPEVSELVRRHMENALVLDVPLVVDMKLGPNWYEVKKI, from the coding sequence TTGCAGGCAAGCACGTTTCTAATCCTGGACGGCAACAGCCTGGCCCACCGGGCCTTTCATGCCATACCCCACCTGGCGACCAGTCAAGGGGTAGCAACCAATGCCGTCTACGGTTTTACCAATATGCTTTTTAAAGTCCTCAAAGAGGTCAAACCCGACCTGGCAGCCGTTTGCTTTGATAAGGGGAGGGTTACCTTTCGCCACGATCATTATGAGGACTACAAGGCCCACCGTCCGGGTACCCCCGATGAATTGCGCCCCCAGTTCCCCCTGATCAAAGAAGTTTTAGCGGCCATGAACATCCCCGTGCTGGAGTGTGAGGGATACGAGGCTGATGATCTAATAGGTACGCTGGCCGGCCGGGCAGAGCAAGCGGGAATCTCCAGCATTATCGTTACCGGTGACCAGGATACCCTGCAACTGGTTTCACCCCTGACCAGGGTGTTCCTCACCCGTAAGGGAATCAGTGAACTGGAGGAATACACTGAAGGCCGGGTATGGGAACGTTTTGGCATTACCCCGGCACAGTTTCCAGATTATAAAGGGCTGGTAGGAGATCCTTCCGACAATATTCCCGGCGTACCGGGAATTGGTCCCAAAACGGCTAAAGCCTTACTTAAGGAATATGGCAGCCTGGAAGAAGTGGTATCCCATGTGGACGACCTGCCCGCCCGTCAGCGGGATAAAATACGCCAGTATCACGAGCAGGCTTTGTTATCCAAACGACTGGCCACCATTGAGCGGGAGGTACCCCTGGAGATTAACCTGGATGCTTTTCGCTGGCCGGGGCCGGATTATAATCAGTTGCTATCCCTCTTCAGCAGGCTGGAATTTAAAACCTTAATCCGGGTCATCAGGCAAGAGCTGGGGGAAAAAGAAGAAGCTGAAGGCAGGCAACCTGCCCGGGAGGTGGAAACCTACCGGGTAACCTTCCGGCACCTCACCGGCCGGGAAGATTTATCCCGTTTGGTGGAACTGTGCCGGCGCGCGGGCCGGGTGGCTATAGCTTTGAGCGGGAGCCGCCAGGAAGGCATAGTGGCGGCGGCCCTGGGATTAAAAGCCCCCGGGGACAGTCCGGAAGCACCCTATCTATCAATCTTTTACCTGGAACCGGGGGACCCGGCCAGCAACCCGGCAGCCCTGGATGCCCTGGCCAGGATTTTCCGCGACCCCGATACAGAAAAGCTCCTCCATGACGGCAAGAGCGCCCTGTGGCTTTTACAAAAGCACGGCCTCGCCTTAAACAACCTGGCTTTTGATACCATGGTGGCTGCGTACCTGCTCAATCCCGCCTCGGCCAACCAGGAACTCGCGGACCTGGCCCTGGAACATTTAAAAGTTGTCCTGCCCGCCCGGGGTGAGGAAGCCCTGGCGGCCCGGGCCGACGTCATCTGGCGCCTGTCGGAACTGCTGGCCGAAAAGCTGCGCCTGGCGGAAATGGAAAGGTTGTATTACGAAGTAGAGTTGCCCCTGGTAGCCGTCCTGGCCGACATGGAAATGACCGGGGTGGCCGTGGATAAACAATACCTGGAAGAAATGTCCCGGGAACTGGAGATAAAGCTCGCCGCTATAGCGGAGCAGATTTACCAGCTGGCCGGGGAACAATTTAACATCAACTCTACCCGCCAGCTGGGTTACATCCTTTTTGAAAAGCTGGAATTGCCCGTAATCAAAAAAACCAAAACAAGTTATTCCACCGATGCTTCCGTGCTGGAGGAACTGGCCGGCGCTCATCCCATTGTTCCTCTGGTACTGGAATACCGCCAGCTGATGAAATTAAAATCCACCTACGTTGACGGCCTGGCCGCCCTGATCAATCCCGAAACGGGCCGGTTGCATACCACCTTCCACCAGACGGTAACGGCTACCGGACGGCTATCCAGCTCCGATCCCAACTTGCAGAACATCCCCATCCGCATGGAGGAAGGACGCAAAATCAGAAGGGTTTTCATCCCCCGCCGGGAGGGAAACCTGATCCTTACCGCCGATTACTCCCAGATCGAATTGCGGATTCTGGCCCACATGTCCGGGGATCCCAACCTGCTGGAAGCCTTCCGCCAGGGCCAGGACATCCACACCCGCACGGCCGCCGAGGTTTTTGGCGTGGCCATTACCGAAGTAACGGCCGATATGCGGGGCCGGGCCAAGGCGGTCAACTTCGGTATTGTCTACGGCATCAGTGATTTTGGCCTGGCCCGGGACATTAACGTCTCCCGCCAGGAAGCCCGGCAATACATTGAAAATTACTTTGCCCGTTACGCAGGGGTAAAGGCTTTTATAGAGCGCACCATCCAGCAGGCCAGGGAGAAGGGCTACGTAACCACTCTTTTAAACCGGCGCCGCTACCTGCCGGATCTCTTTAGCGCCAACCGCAACGTGCGCATGTTTGGCGAGCGTACCGCCATCAATACACCCATTCAGGGCAGCGCCGCCGACATCATCAAGCTGGCCATGGTGCGTATCCACCGGGAATTAAAGGAGCGGGGACTGGCCACCAGGATGATCCTGCAGGTGCACGACGAATTGATTTTCGACATGCCTGCCGGGGAACTGCCGGAGGTTTCCGAACTGGTCCGGCGGCACATGGAAAACGCCCTGGTGCTGGACGTCCCGCTGGTGGTAGACATGAAGCTGGGGCCAAACTGGTACGAGGTGAAAAAAATTTAG
- a CDS encoding S41 family peptidase: MQIRIILLVMALLFFLPVFPAGAGDDLERAAATVSEVMDYVYHYHIARPGVDQLVDGAINGLLSRLGDPYTEYFTAEDLDNFTNSLEGNFAGIGVELEGWPPYPQVARVLRDSPAYRAGIREKDLIIRVNGEDTAGLTLSQVVERIRGPAGSRVQLTIRRGGVPDFNVELVREKVSSSTVEWEVLPGNIGYVRVHFFSSRTVEEFGILMQEFRARGIKGMILDLRNDPGGYLQAAVDLAGYFLPAGQVVVTTVDRNDQKEVYYTAGKTPALDLPLVVLVNNMSASSAEVLAGALQDYRRAVLVGDRTYGKGVVQAIIPLETGGALKLTIARYLTPGGRSIDGRGVEPDRWVSTPSLQLVAARQELQPRSPRTVLFNLSGTGVFVNGEKISDHLSPLIQAGETCVPLRFTLEALGFSVHWQHEGHKVLARAGDRELILDVGMKTAIIGGQKLGLGSLMIRGGSIYLPVSLFSRLGVKVEREGEQLKLELLPVKQE; the protein is encoded by the coding sequence TTGCAAATAAGAATAATCCTTTTGGTGATGGCTTTATTATTTTTTCTGCCTGTTTTTCCTGCCGGTGCGGGCGACGACCTGGAACGGGCAGCTGCTACGGTGTCAGAAGTGATGGACTATGTTTACCATTACCATATTGCCCGTCCCGGTGTGGACCAGCTGGTTGACGGGGCCATTAATGGCCTTTTAAGCAGGCTGGGTGACCCTTATACGGAATATTTTACTGCCGAAGACCTTGATAATTTTACCAATTCCCTGGAAGGAAATTTCGCCGGAATTGGCGTGGAACTGGAAGGATGGCCCCCTTACCCGCAGGTGGCCAGGGTACTGCGCGACTCACCTGCTTACCGGGCCGGAATCAGGGAAAAAGACCTGATTATCCGGGTGAATGGGGAAGATACAGCCGGGTTGACCCTTTCCCAGGTGGTGGAAAGAATTCGCGGTCCTGCCGGTTCCCGGGTGCAACTGACCATTCGCCGTGGAGGTGTTCCCGATTTCAATGTGGAACTTGTACGGGAAAAAGTGAGCAGTTCCACGGTTGAATGGGAGGTGCTTCCTGGAAATATCGGCTACGTTAGAGTGCATTTTTTTAGTTCCAGGACGGTCGAGGAATTTGGTATCCTGATGCAGGAATTCCGGGCCAGGGGGATCAAGGGAATGATCCTGGACCTGCGTAACGATCCGGGGGGATACCTGCAGGCTGCCGTTGATCTGGCCGGTTATTTCTTGCCGGCCGGTCAGGTGGTAGTCACCACGGTGGACCGGAATGATCAAAAGGAAGTTTATTATACCGCCGGTAAAACCCCTGCCCTTGATCTGCCCCTGGTGGTCCTGGTCAACAACATGAGTGCCAGTTCCGCCGAAGTTCTGGCCGGAGCATTACAGGACTACCGGCGGGCAGTGCTGGTGGGCGACCGTACTTACGGCAAGGGGGTTGTCCAGGCCATCATTCCCCTGGAAACGGGAGGTGCACTGAAATTAACCATTGCCCGTTATTTAACTCCGGGAGGCAGGTCAATTGATGGCCGCGGCGTTGAGCCCGACCGGTGGGTTTCCACGCCATCCCTGCAACTGGTGGCTGCCCGGCAGGAATTGCAGCCCCGGTCACCGCGTACCGTATTATTTAATCTATCGGGTACCGGTGTCTTCGTTAACGGGGAAAAAATAAGCGATCATTTATCACCCCTGATTCAGGCCGGGGAAACCTGCGTTCCCCTGCGATTTACCCTGGAGGCTCTGGGGTTCAGTGTCCACTGGCAGCACGAAGGTCATAAGGTTTTAGCCCGCGCCGGTGACCGGGAGCTTATTCTGGACGTGGGCATGAAAACGGCCATAATCGGGGGACAAAAGTTGGGATTGGGATCTCTCATGATCCGGGGAGGAAGTATATACCTGCCGGTTTCCCTTTTTTCCCGGTTGGGAGTAAAAGTCGAACGGGAGGGGGAACAACTAAAACTGGAATTATTGCCGGTTAAGCAGGAATAA
- a CDS encoding SEC-C metal-binding domain-containing protein, translating into MADYLCPCGSGKSYRNCCGIREKVIFLEQYRWRRAGQELRRKLGEFADSQCFAQEVVKAQEKYLNCLDPELVDRDDEFTMERCFEWFIFDYVLPDGLTIIETFRQNPDLSEREQALLADWAAARISLYEVLKVLPRKGVVLRDLLQKRELKVHDINAAAELQPGTILLMRVLKVGDEYEFSTSGLALPGFCKDVLLKKLRRDLRFYARKRNAPTRQVLSDYLRDRSHIINAIVVEMGFNYTLPHLVDDSEGDEYFPPVNDALFDRISARIAQQITEAVLDEYYDRWIDKPVPALDGKTPREACRTAEGRARLEELFRELELVETSRELKGEPHYDLQKLRRKLGLLPAGGNAEEGSREQENFKKPEDYQWPTVTHADVARGVMEDLRVRGYGPGQVQGALHLWHDYCSKVQPSFRKPELWVATVVYAMARLECDHRISQHELARQYGVAPSSISANFRAMCRALDLVVFDKRYSTRKSPLAGLKEADPLLAQILENLKL; encoded by the coding sequence ATGGCTGACTATCTTTGCCCTTGCGGGAGCGGGAAGTCTTATCGTAACTGCTGTGGTATCAGGGAAAAGGTAATTTTTTTGGAACAGTACAGGTGGCGGCGTGCCGGTCAGGAGTTACGCCGTAAACTGGGCGAATTTGCCGATAGCCAGTGTTTTGCCCAGGAAGTGGTTAAGGCGCAGGAAAAGTATCTCAATTGCCTTGATCCGGAACTGGTTGACCGCGATGACGAATTTACCATGGAAAGATGCTTTGAATGGTTTATTTTCGATTATGTTCTCCCTGACGGGTTAACCATCATTGAAACTTTCCGGCAGAATCCTGATCTCTCGGAAAGGGAGCAGGCCTTACTGGCAGACTGGGCCGCGGCGAGGATTTCCCTTTATGAAGTGCTAAAGGTTCTGCCCCGCAAAGGGGTTGTGTTACGGGATCTCCTTCAAAAAAGGGAACTAAAGGTACATGATATAAATGCAGCTGCCGAGCTTCAGCCGGGGACTATCCTGCTTATGCGGGTTTTAAAGGTGGGAGACGAGTACGAGTTTTCTACCAGTGGTCTTGCTTTACCGGGTTTCTGCAAAGATGTCCTGTTGAAAAAGCTGCGCCGGGACCTGCGGTTTTATGCCCGGAAACGGAATGCTCCTACCAGGCAGGTGCTCAGTGATTACCTGCGGGATCGTTCCCATATCATCAACGCCATCGTGGTGGAGATGGGGTTTAATTATACCCTGCCCCATTTAGTTGATGATAGTGAGGGAGACGAGTATTTTCCGCCGGTCAACGATGCCCTGTTTGACAGGATTTCGGCCCGGATTGCCCAGCAAATTACCGAGGCTGTGTTGGATGAATATTACGACCGCTGGATCGATAAGCCCGTTCCGGCCCTGGATGGGAAAACTCCCCGGGAGGCCTGCCGTACTGCCGAAGGCAGGGCCAGGCTGGAAGAGCTATTTCGCGAACTGGAATTGGTGGAAACCAGCCGGGAATTAAAGGGAGAACCCCATTATGACCTGCAGAAGCTGCGTCGCAAGCTGGGGCTTTTGCCGGCCGGTGGGAATGCAGAGGAGGGTTCCCGGGAACAGGAGAACTTTAAAAAGCCCGAGGATTACCAGTGGCCGACGGTAACCCATGCCGATGTGGCCCGGGGTGTGATGGAAGACCTCCGGGTGAGAGGTTACGGGCCGGGTCAGGTTCAGGGAGCTCTGCACCTGTGGCATGACTACTGTTCCAAGGTGCAGCCCTCCTTTCGCAAGCCCGAGCTGTGGGTGGCCACGGTGGTATATGCCATGGCCCGCCTGGAGTGCGACCATCGAATCAGCCAGCACGAGCTGGCCAGGCAATATGGGGTGGCTCCCTCGAGTATCTCGGCCAATTTCCGGGCCATGTGCCGGGCGCTGGATCTGGTGGTCTTCGACAAGCGCTATTCCACACGCAAGTCGCCGCTCGCCGGACTGAAGGAAGCTGATCCGCTTCTGGCCCAGATACTGGAGAACCTGAAGTTATAA
- a CDS encoding DedA family protein: protein MGYLSSLLEIVVEWVVGFISDLGYWGIAIGMAIESANIPLPSEVILPFGGYLVSTGRLDFFWAAMAGTIGGTVGSIISYFIGLWGGRPFLLRYGRYIGISHKHFELAERWFHRYGEATVFFTRLMPVVRTFISLPAGITGMNFPRFVIYTFLGSLPWCFFLTYLGVKMGQHWQDLKYWFHRLDLVVALVLLVLVLYLWRKRKR, encoded by the coding sequence TTGGGTTATCTTTCTTCCTTACTGGAAATTGTTGTTGAATGGGTGGTTGGTTTTATTTCCGACCTGGGCTATTGGGGGATTGCCATTGGCATGGCCATTGAGAGTGCCAATATACCCCTGCCCAGCGAGGTCATCCTCCCCTTTGGCGGCTACCTGGTATCCACAGGCCGGTTGGATTTCTTCTGGGCGGCAATGGCCGGTACCATTGGCGGTACCGTGGGGTCGATCATCTCTTATTTTATCGGTTTGTGGGGTGGACGCCCTTTTTTACTGCGTTACGGGCGCTACATTGGGATTTCCCACAAACACTTCGAACTGGCAGAGAGATGGTTTCATCGCTATGGTGAGGCAACGGTATTCTTCACCCGGTTGATGCCTGTTGTGCGTACCTTTATTTCCTTGCCGGCGGGAATCACCGGCATGAACTTTCCCCGTTTTGTCATTTACACCTTTTTAGGTTCCTTGCCCTGGTGCTTTTTCCTCACCTACCTGGGTGTAAAAATGGGCCAGCACTGGCAGGATTTGAAATACTGGTTTCACCGCCTCGATCTGGTGGTGGCCCTTGTGCTGCTTGTGCTTGTGCTTTACCTGTGGCGCAAACGGAAAAGATAG